One Burkholderiaceae bacterium DAT-1 DNA segment encodes these proteins:
- a CDS encoding ATP-dependent helicase, which translates to MLISPTHLTHEQRDIIAESQRSQLVFATAGSGKSTTLAHAILQRLRDGIEPNRMLVLTHSQPGRRRLNQLLDSVKGSGAMPQVVTVHALGMRLYERLVDHGWLQEGATLVTRHEHGEQLRELMFEAMAAAAQDTDDDAFALNTDNADTLLYLIDLIKAKRELARQDHVDSYGDDEWLAEQLGVEPRVLAVYRHFERIRRHRGWITFADQIHEPLQTFVREPESRRLAFLGAEYVVIDEVNDLSRAQLQLIRLVAGPRAIVLAAGDESQCIQLEHGSEPRLMREEFATLFPRVRSMSLSGSFRFGSKLAGAMRRFMTRSAEPPFTECQSLSQRDTSIDRIYSADQADEAAQIVKQVKRETGRDRALKDIAILFRDGADRVTTELALIAAGLPYRLLGGAPIGEREESNALMGLLALGGNRLSSLPRPRRHTCIQAALDLILPGHEQVLDSGDIWRLCDFPEELGEFDVLSRHAASLIERSGRNSPIARQARLLSEHGKWLIGIDSEMPAADALTDILSKLAIESHARLRWLDRERLEERLRTHHRLIEWFAREAMTVAHALTAIEQINQRYQYSKREDAVFLGSFAQAKGHEWPVVMLGGLSRDRLPLPYRRRWVEARQHASNERRLFYVGATRAVKRLILIAPEDAALKAANRKTTYTAPPADHQASAFLYELQLRAAHEDKRA; encoded by the coding sequence ATGCTGATCTCCCCTACCCACCTGACGCACGAACAACGCGACATCATCGCTGAATCACAACGCTCCCAGCTGGTCTTTGCCACCGCAGGCTCGGGCAAGAGCACCACGCTCGCGCATGCCATCCTGCAGCGGTTACGCGATGGCATCGAGCCCAATCGCATGCTGGTGCTCACGCACAGCCAGCCCGGACGCAGGCGGCTGAATCAACTGCTGGACTCGGTAAAAGGATCGGGTGCGATGCCGCAGGTGGTGACCGTGCATGCGCTGGGGATGCGCCTCTATGAACGACTGGTGGACCACGGCTGGCTGCAGGAAGGTGCCACGCTGGTGACTCGCCACGAACATGGCGAGCAGCTGCGCGAACTGATGTTCGAAGCCATGGCCGCTGCAGCACAGGATACCGATGACGATGCGTTTGCCCTCAATACCGATAATGCCGACACCCTGCTCTACCTGATCGATCTGATCAAAGCCAAGCGCGAGTTGGCGCGGCAGGATCATGTCGATAGCTACGGCGACGACGAATGGCTGGCAGAGCAACTGGGGGTGGAGCCGCGCGTGCTGGCGGTGTACCGGCATTTCGAACGTATCCGCCGCCATCGCGGCTGGATTACTTTTGCCGACCAGATTCACGAGCCGCTACAGACCTTTGTCCGCGAGCCGGAGTCGCGGCGACTGGCCTTTCTCGGTGCGGAATATGTTGTGATCGACGAGGTGAATGATCTCAGCCGGGCGCAACTGCAGCTGATTCGTCTGGTGGCCGGGCCACGCGCCATTGTGCTGGCGGCCGGGGATGAGAGCCAGTGTATCCAGCTGGAGCACGGCTCGGAGCCGCGCCTGATGCGCGAAGAGTTCGCCACGCTGTTTCCGCGCGTGCGCAGTATGAGTCTATCCGGTTCATTCCGCTTTGGCAGCAAACTGGCAGGCGCCATGCGGCGATTTATGACGCGCTCAGCCGAACCGCCCTTTACCGAATGCCAGTCACTTAGTCAGCGCGATACTTCCATCGACCGCATTTACAGCGCCGATCAGGCTGATGAAGCTGCGCAGATCGTAAAACAGGTGAAACGCGAAACTGGCCGTGATCGCGCACTCAAAGACATCGCCATTCTGTTCCGCGATGGCGCAGATCGCGTCACAACCGAACTGGCCCTGATCGCCGCCGGATTACCTTATCGACTGCTGGGCGGTGCACCGATTGGCGAGCGCGAAGAAAGCAATGCGCTGATGGGCTTGCTGGCTCTCGGCGGCAACCGGTTGTCCAGCCTGCCTCGTCCGCGTCGTCACACCTGCATTCAGGCCGCGCTCGATCTGATCCTGCCCGGTCACGAACAGGTACTGGATAGTGGTGACATCTGGCGCCTGTGTGACTTTCCCGAAGAGCTGGGCGAGTTCGACGTGCTGTCACGCCACGCGGCCAGCCTGATCGAACGGAGCGGACGCAATAGCCCGATTGCACGACAGGCGCGCTTGCTGAGCGAACATGGCAAGTGGCTGATCGGCATCGACAGCGAGATGCCCGCAGCAGATGCCCTGACCGATATCCTGAGTAAACTAGCCATCGAAAGCCACGCACGCCTGCGGTGGCTGGACCGTGAACGGCTCGAGGAACGACTGCGCACGCATCACCGGTTGATTGAATGGTTTGCCCGTGAAGCGATGACGGTGGCACACGCATTAACCGCTATCGAGCAGATCAATCAGCGTTATCAGTACAGCAAACGCGAGGATGCCGTGTTTCTGGGCAGTTTTGCACAAGCCAAGGGGCACGAATGGCCGGTGGTGATGCTGGGTGGCTTATCGAGAGATCGCTTGCCCCTGCCCTACCGTCGCCGCTGGGTAGAAGCGCGGCAGCATGCGAGCAATGAACGGCGTCTCTTCTATGTGGGTGCAACGCGAGCCGTGAAGCGTCTGATTCTGATCGCACCGGAAGATGCTGCACTAAAGGCGGCCAATCGCAAGACCACCTACACTGCACCGCCAGCCGATCATCAGGCCAGCGCATTCCTGTATGAATTGCAGCTGCGCGCCGCACACGAGGATAAGCGGGCTTAA
- a CDS encoding fumarate hydratase → MTVIRQQDFIDSIADAFQFISYYHPKDFIDAVYAAYQREESPAARDAMAQILINSRMCAEGRRPICQDTGIAVVFIKVGMNVQWDATLSVQEMINEGVRRAYNHPDNKLRASVLLDPAGGRKNSKDNTPAVVHYEIVAGDKVEVTCAAKGGGSENKSKFAALNPSDSLVDWIIKTVPTMGAGWCPPGILGVGIGGTPEKAMLLAKESLMSHIDIQDLKDKAASGAELSTVEKLRLELFEKVNALGIGAQGLGGLTTVLDVKILDYPTHAASLPVAIIPNCAATRHVHFELDGSGPAKLDAPSLDDWPKLEYDMSGGKRVNLDAITREEVASWKPGDVLLLNGKILTGRDAAHKRMTDMLNKGEKLPVDFTNRFIYYVGPVDPVRDEVVGPAGPTTATRMDKFTRQMLEETGLLGMIGKSERGPAAIDAIRDNKAVYLMAVGGSAYLVSKAIKASRVMAFEDLGMEAIYEFEVKDMPVTVAVDSTGISVHNTGPAEWQAKIGKIPVAVK, encoded by the coding sequence ATGACTGTCATCCGTCAGCAGGATTTCATCGACAGCATTGCCGATGCCTTCCAGTTCATCAGTTATTACCATCCCAAAGACTTCATCGACGCCGTTTATGCCGCGTACCAGCGTGAGGAAAGCCCCGCTGCCCGCGATGCGATGGCGCAGATTCTGATCAATTCGCGCATGTGTGCCGAAGGTCGTCGCCCGATCTGTCAGGACACCGGTATCGCCGTCGTGTTCATTAAGGTGGGCATGAACGTTCAGTGGGATGCCACTTTGAGCGTGCAGGAGATGATCAACGAAGGCGTACGCCGCGCCTACAACCATCCGGATAACAAGCTGCGCGCCTCAGTGCTGCTCGATCCGGCTGGTGGCCGCAAGAATTCGAAGGACAACACGCCTGCCGTGGTTCACTACGAAATCGTGGCCGGTGATAAGGTCGAAGTGACCTGCGCAGCCAAGGGCGGCGGTTCGGAAAACAAGTCCAAGTTCGCTGCACTGAATCCGTCCGATTCTCTGGTCGACTGGATCATCAAGACAGTCCCGACCATGGGTGCAGGCTGGTGTCCGCCCGGTATTCTTGGTGTGGGCATTGGCGGCACACCGGAAAAGGCGATGCTGCTGGCCAAGGAATCGCTGATGTCGCATATCGACATTCAGGATCTGAAAGACAAGGCCGCCAGCGGTGCCGAGCTCTCCACCGTGGAAAAGCTGCGTCTGGAGCTGTTTGAAAAGGTGAATGCACTCGGTATCGGCGCACAGGGTCTGGGCGGTCTGACCACCGTGCTGGATGTGAAGATTCTCGATTACCCGACCCATGCAGCCAGCCTGCCGGTCGCCATCATTCCGAATTGCGCCGCCACCCGCCACGTGCATTTCGAGCTGGATGGCTCGGGCCCGGCCAAGCTGGATGCCCCGTCGCTGGACGACTGGCCGAAGCTGGAATACGACATGAGCGGCGGCAAGCGCGTCAACCTCGATGCGATTACCCGCGAAGAAGTCGCTAGCTGGAAGCCGGGTGATGTACTGCTCTTGAACGGCAAGATCCTCACCGGTCGCGATGCCGCACACAAGCGCATGACCGACATGCTCAACAAGGGCGAAAAGCTGCCGGTGGATTTCACCAACCGTTTCATTTACTACGTCGGCCCGGTTGATCCGGTGCGTGACGAAGTAGTGGGCCCGGCAGGTCCTACGACCGCCACCCGTATGGACAAGTTCACCCGCCAGATGCTGGAAGAAACCGGTCTGCTGGGCATGATCGGCAAATCCGAACGTGGCCCGGCTGCCATCGATGCCATTCGCGACAACAAGGCTGTTTATCTGATGGCCGTGGGTGGTTCAGCTTACCTTGTCTCCAAGGCGATCAAGGCCAGCCGCGTCATGGCCTTCGAAGACCTCGGCATGGAAGCCATTTACGAGTTCGAAGTGAAAGATATGCCGGTGACCGTGGCCGTGGATTCCACCGGGATCAGCGTGCACAACACTGGCCCTGCTGAATGGCAGGCCAAAATCGGCAAGATTCCGGTTGCGGTGAAGTAA
- a CDS encoding DUF1415 domain-containing protein has translation MTHDDIISATRIWLEKAVIGLNLCPFAKAVYVKNQVRIVVSEARHLDALLELLDDELLYLANVDPEQTDTTLIVIPDLLPDFIDFNDFVGLAEDAVADNGLEGVLQIANFHPQFQFADTQPDDISNYTNRAPFPTLHLIRESSIDRAVAAFPEAEEIFDRNIALMNEMGIDGWNALGIPGLDGKQSKA, from the coding sequence ATGACTCACGACGACATTATCTCCGCGACCCGTATCTGGCTTGAGAAGGCTGTGATTGGATTGAACCTGTGCCCCTTCGCCAAGGCGGTCTATGTCAAAAATCAGGTCCGTATCGTGGTCAGCGAAGCGCGACATCTCGATGCACTGCTGGAATTGCTCGACGACGAATTACTGTATCTAGCCAATGTCGATCCCGAGCAGACCGATACCACGCTGATCGTGATCCCTGACTTGCTGCCGGACTTTATCGACTTCAATGATTTTGTCGGTCTGGCCGAAGATGCGGTGGCAGATAACGGGTTGGAAGGCGTGCTGCAGATTGCCAATTTCCATCCGCAATTCCAGTTTGCCGATACCCAGCCGGACGATATTTCCAACTACACCAATCGTGCACCGTTCCCGACGCTGCATCTGATCCGTGAAAGCAGTATCGATCGTGCCGTGGCTGCCTTTCCTGAAGCCGAGGAAATCTTTGATCGCAATATCGCCCTGATGAACGAAATGGGCATTGACGGCTGGAATGCGCTGGGGATTCCGGGGCTGGACGGTAAGCAGAGCAAGGCGTAA
- a CDS encoding DUF1857 family protein yields MLFEHIIEVTNPAEEGPMITRTQLWNGLLLRAEAPDLFMEGIEAVDIIERHSDHIVREIQLGKFRVRDDIRFEYNAAVHYETAPSDVHGGGKLTMRIESPEEGHLFVRFTYDTPVPDTGDSEEAKLSGYLKSAYQQMDMDTIRTILEMAVDGELPGGVAH; encoded by the coding sequence ATGCTGTTCGAACATATTATCGAAGTCACCAATCCGGCCGAAGAAGGCCCCATGATCACTCGCACTCAGCTATGGAATGGCCTGCTGCTGCGCGCAGAAGCGCCGGATCTGTTTATGGAAGGCATCGAGGCGGTCGATATCATTGAGCGCCATTCGGACCACATTGTCCGCGAGATTCAGCTGGGCAAGTTTCGCGTGCGCGATGACATCCGCTTTGAATACAACGCAGCGGTGCACTATGAAACTGCCCCAAGCGACGTACACGGCGGCGGCAAGCTCACCATGCGCATTGAATCACCAGAGGAAGGGCACCTGTTCGTGCGCTTCACCTACGATACGCCCGTGCCCGATACCGGAGACAGCGAAGAGGCCAAGCTTTCCGGCTATCTGAAATCCGCTTACCAGCAAATGGACATGGATACCATCCGCACGATTCTGGAAATGGCGGTGGACGGTGAATTACCGGGTGGGGTCGCGCACTGA
- the rarD gene encoding EamA family transporter RarD yields MRTGILYAASAYLMWGLFPLYFHALKGVAPDEILMHRMLWSLVFLGVVLAVRRHWSWLGDALRSPKTLGRFAASASFLSVNWFIYIWAVNNGHVVDASLGYFINPLVNVMFGYFLLKERMRPAQWAAIAVAAAGVLWLTIDAGQLPWIGLSLAATFGTYGLLRKTASLGALEGLSLETLILTPMAVAWLGWLELHGQAALGHTDTTTLLLILAAGPITAIPLLLFASGARRIPMSLLGLLQYIGPSIQMMLGLFLWHEPFSSSKFVGYVMIWSALALYALEGWLVSRK; encoded by the coding sequence ATGCGCACCGGTATTCTCTACGCTGCATCAGCTTACCTGATGTGGGGTCTGTTTCCTCTGTATTTTCATGCGCTCAAGGGCGTGGCGCCCGATGAAATCCTGATGCACCGGATGCTGTGGTCACTGGTGTTTTTAGGCGTGGTACTGGCCGTGCGCCGGCACTGGTCGTGGCTGGGGGATGCGCTGCGTTCACCGAAAACCCTGGGACGCTTCGCTGCCAGCGCCAGCTTTCTGTCGGTGAACTGGTTTATCTACATCTGGGCGGTGAATAACGGCCATGTGGTGGACGCCAGCCTCGGTTACTTTATCAATCCGCTGGTGAATGTGATGTTCGGCTATTTCCTGCTGAAGGAACGCATGCGGCCGGCGCAGTGGGCGGCCATTGCCGTGGCTGCGGCCGGGGTGCTGTGGCTCACCATCGATGCGGGACAACTGCCGTGGATTGGCCTGAGTCTGGCGGCGACCTTCGGTACCTATGGACTGCTGCGCAAAACCGCCAGTCTGGGTGCACTGGAAGGCTTGTCGCTGGAAACGCTGATTCTCACACCGATGGCAGTTGCGTGGCTGGGCTGGCTGGAGCTGCATGGTCAGGCGGCGCTGGGCCATACCGATACCACCACCCTGCTGCTGATTCTGGCGGCTGGTCCGATCACTGCCATTCCGCTGTTGCTGTTTGCATCTGGTGCACGGCGGATTCCGATGTCGCTGCTGGGGCTGCTGCAATACATTGGTCCGTCTATCCAGATGATGCTGGGCCTGTTTCTGTGGCACGAGCCTTTCAGCAGCAGTAAGTTTGTGGGCTATGTGATGATCTGGTCGGCGCTCGCGCTCTATGCGCTTGAGGGCTGGCTGGTGAGCCGTAAATAG
- a CDS encoding alpha/beta hydrolase has translation MHYREWGDPAVKDVVVCVHGLTRNSRDFAVLAEALVARGKRVIAPDVIGRGGSEWLRNPMGYIVPHYVQDMLVLLARLNVDQVDWVGTSMGGLIGMGLAALPGNPVKRLLLNDVGPLLPLAAIARIAEYVGKAPPFKERAHAEAFIRAVSAPFGPHTDAEWADLADMMLMPDGQGGWRLNYDPGIAAPFAAAMAGGDIDLWPMYEAIQCPVHVLRGAESDLLTVATLEAMCSRGPKASATTFAGVGHAPTLRHADQVEAVVQFLV, from the coding sequence ATGCACTATCGGGAATGGGGTGATCCGGCGGTCAAGGATGTCGTGGTCTGTGTGCATGGCCTCACCCGCAATAGCCGGGATTTCGCCGTGCTGGCCGAGGCGCTGGTGGCGCGGGGCAAGCGGGTGATTGCGCCGGATGTAATTGGTCGCGGCGGCAGCGAGTGGCTGCGCAATCCGATGGGTTATATCGTACCGCATTATGTGCAGGACATGCTGGTGCTGCTGGCGCGGCTGAATGTCGATCAGGTGGATTGGGTGGGCACCTCGATGGGCGGCCTGATCGGGATGGGGCTGGCTGCTTTGCCGGGCAATCCGGTGAAACGCCTGCTGCTCAATGATGTCGGGCCTCTCTTGCCATTGGCTGCGATTGCCCGCATTGCCGAGTATGTCGGCAAGGCGCCACCTTTTAAGGAACGCGCCCATGCAGAAGCCTTTATCCGTGCTGTATCGGCACCATTCGGACCGCACACTGATGCTGAATGGGCCGATCTGGCCGATATGATGCTAATGCCGGACGGGCAGGGCGGCTGGCGGCTGAACTACGATCCGGGTATTGCGGCACCGTTCGCGGCGGCCATGGCGGGTGGGGATATCGACCTGTGGCCGATGTACGAGGCGATTCAATGCCCGGTGCATGTCCTGCGCGGGGCAGAATCAGATTTGCTCACCGTCGCCACGCTGGAGGCCATGTGTTCCCGTGGTCCAAAGGCCAGCGCGACAACGTTTGCAGGGGTCGGTCACGCCCCGACGCTGCGGCATGCCGATCAGGTCGAGGCGGTGGTGCAGTTTCTCGTGTGA
- the prmB gene encoding 50S ribosomal protein L3 N(5)-glutamine methyltransferase has product MFQDARNHLITVRDCLRFAISQFSRADLHFGHGCATARDEAAYLILHTLGLPLDELEPWLDARLLPAERDAILNLIEARITTRKPSAYLTNEAWLGEYKFYVDERVIVPRSFIAELLGEGLSPWIEYPELVHRALDMCTGSGCLAVLLAEHYPDAEVDAVDLSDEALDVAERNVNDYGLANRISLIQSDLWENIEGETYDLIISNPPYVDAPSVEALPAEYLHEPELALGSGEDGLDATRVLIENASRFLNPMGVLVVEIGHNRDVLEPQYPELAFTWLPTSSGDGFVFLLTREELVEAGY; this is encoded by the coding sequence ATGTTTCAGGATGCCCGCAATCATTTGATTACTGTTCGCGACTGCCTGCGCTTTGCCATCAGCCAGTTTTCGCGTGCCGATCTGCACTTCGGTCACGGATGCGCCACGGCCCGCGATGAAGCGGCCTACCTCATCTTGCACACCCTTGGCCTGCCGCTGGACGAGCTGGAACCTTGGCTGGATGCGCGTTTGCTGCCCGCCGAGCGCGATGCCATCCTGAATCTGATCGAAGCCCGTATCACCACCCGCAAGCCATCGGCCTATCTGACCAATGAAGCTTGGCTGGGCGAGTACAAATTCTATGTGGACGAACGCGTGATCGTGCCGCGTTCCTTTATCGCCGAACTACTGGGCGAAGGTCTGTCGCCGTGGATTGAATATCCGGAACTGGTGCATCGCGCGCTGGATATGTGTACCGGATCGGGCTGTCTAGCAGTACTGCTGGCTGAGCACTATCCGGATGCAGAAGTCGATGCAGTGGATCTGTCCGATGAAGCATTGGATGTGGCCGAGCGCAATGTGAATGATTACGGCCTCGCCAATCGCATCAGCCTGATCCAGAGCGATCTGTGGGAAAACATCGAAGGCGAAACCTACGACCTGATCATCAGCAATCCGCCTTATGTGGATGCGCCATCCGTTGAAGCCCTGCCCGCCGAATATCTGCACGAGCCAGAACTGGCGCTGGGTAGCGGCGAAGATGGTCTGGATGCGACCCGCGTGCTGATCGAAAACGCCAGCCGCTTCCTGAATCCGATGGGCGTGCTGGTGGTGGAAATCGGCCACAACCGCGATGTGCTGGAACCACAATATCCGGAACTGGCGTTTACGTGGCTGCCCACCAGCAGCGGTGATGGCTTTGTATTTCTGCTGACACGCGAGGAACTGGTGGAAGCAGGCTATTAA
- a CDS encoding DEAD/DEAH box helicase, producing MSFESLGLHPEILRAVLDAGYENPTPVQAAAIPAVLGGRDVMAAAQTGTGKTAAFTLPLLHKLQPHANTSASPARHPVRALILTPTRELCDQVFENVALYSKYLPLRATKVFGGVDMNPQTETLRRGVEVLVATPGRLLDHVQSKSVNLGTVDILVLDEADRMLDMGFILDIRKIIGMLPSHRQTLLFSATFAPEIRKLSADFMRDPVVVEVARRNATNDLVEQHIHEVEDRRKRTVVSQLIKHHNMDQVIVFCKTKQSTDRLARELKREGLNCEAIHGDRTQQARLDTMAAFKDGTLRVLVATDVAARGLDISELPFVVNYELPNNPEDYVHRIGRTGRAGASGIAISLVSPEEEKQLAAIRKLTNKELPVTPAPGGYEPRRYDRSDVSNRHAAVFDGRMHGTPAALGGHSIGPSSVHFPLIAGRTHQREIPALLLPPRYK from the coding sequence ATGTCGTTTGAATCACTCGGATTGCATCCCGAGATCCTCCGCGCCGTGCTCGATGCCGGCTATGAAAACCCGACACCTGTCCAGGCTGCGGCGATCCCTGCCGTGCTCGGCGGACGCGATGTCATGGCTGCTGCGCAAACCGGTACCGGTAAAACGGCCGCCTTTACGCTGCCGCTGCTGCACAAATTGCAGCCGCACGCCAATACCAGCGCCTCGCCGGCTCGCCACCCGGTCCGCGCCCTGATCCTCACGCCCACCCGCGAGCTGTGTGATCAGGTCTTCGAAAACGTGGCGCTGTACAGTAAATATCTCCCGCTGCGCGCCACCAAGGTGTTTGGCGGCGTGGACATGAATCCGCAAACCGAAACCCTGCGCCGTGGTGTAGAAGTACTGGTCGCCACACCGGGTCGTCTGCTGGATCATGTGCAGAGCAAGAGTGTGAACCTCGGCACCGTCGACATTCTGGTGCTCGACGAAGCCGACCGCATGCTGGATATGGGCTTTATCCTCGATATCCGCAAGATCATCGGCATGCTGCCTTCTCATCGCCAGACACTGCTGTTCTCCGCGACCTTTGCCCCGGAAATCCGCAAGCTGTCGGCTGATTTCATGCGCGATCCGGTGGTGGTGGAAGTGGCACGCCGCAATGCCACCAACGATCTGGTCGAGCAGCACATCCACGAAGTGGAAGATCGCCGCAAGCGTACCGTTGTGTCGCAGCTGATCAAGCATCACAATATGGATCAGGTCATCGTCTTCTGCAAAACCAAGCAGAGCACCGATCGCCTGGCTCGCGAACTGAAGCGCGAAGGCCTGAATTGCGAAGCGATTCACGGCGACCGCACCCAGCAGGCTCGACTCGATACCATGGCCGCCTTCAAGGATGGCACCCTGCGCGTACTGGTGGCAACCGATGTGGCCGCACGCGGTCTGGATATCAGCGAACTGCCGTTTGTGGTGAACTACGAGCTGCCCAATAATCCGGAAGACTATGTACACCGCATCGGTCGTACCGGTCGTGCCGGTGCCAGTGGCATCGCCATTTCATTGGTGTCGCCGGAAGAAGAAAAGCAGCTCGCCGCGATTCGCAAGCTCACTAATAAAGAGCTGCCTGTCACGCCTGCACCGGGTGGCTACGAGCCGCGCCGCTATGATCGCAGTGACGTCAGCAACCGCCACGCCGCCGTGTTCGATGGCCGCATGCACGGTACGCCTGCCGCACTGGGCGGTCACAGCATCGGGCCGTCGTCCGTGCATTTCCCGCTGATCGCAGGCCGTACGCATCAGCGCGAGATTCCGGCGCTACTGCTGCCGCCACGGTATAAGTAA
- a CDS encoding HEAT repeat domain-containing protein: MTLDEWKSRFISALDDMDALAALQAEFVASGFVAQYLDEIIAAGINTDSGSIRHIGENTVRLIEHPRFLLHVERRAPSKKLLNSIAVDSFIHVISNGPVWLDIYDIEGVEDWTVFNPAARLVHASRQDVRDMQVRERRGQAIVMDYIAEAEFLTVELTLRPAMDYLWFFDRSGQALYPAFTSALLSGYELMAKAAAAVGETRLQPFLLELTHSSCHAIRWQAIQSLFRLAPELAVDCLKIAVNDPHPHVRRAADKALAKLAGVQA; encoded by the coding sequence ATGACACTGGATGAATGGAAATCACGATTTATTTCTGCGCTAGATGATATGGATGCACTGGCTGCATTGCAGGCTGAGTTTGTTGCCTCCGGGTTTGTTGCGCAGTATCTGGACGAAATTATTGCGGCAGGGATCAATACTGATTCTGGCAGCATCCGTCATATTGGCGAAAACACGGTTCGGCTGATCGAACATCCCCGCTTTCTGTTACATGTTGAACGGCGTGCGCCCAGCAAAAAACTGTTGAACAGTATTGCTGTCGACAGTTTTATTCATGTTATTTCGAACGGTCCGGTTTGGCTGGATATTTATGATATCGAAGGGGTTGAGGACTGGACGGTGTTTAACCCTGCAGCCCGTCTGGTACATGCCAGCAGGCAGGATGTGCGGGACATGCAGGTGCGCGAGCGGCGCGGACAGGCAATTGTCATGGACTATATCGCCGAAGCCGAGTTTTTGACAGTTGAACTGACCTTGCGACCCGCAATGGATTACCTGTGGTTTTTTGATCGCAGCGGACAGGCATTGTATCCGGCATTTACATCTGCGCTGCTATCGGGTTATGAACTCATGGCCAAAGCGGCCGCTGCAGTAGGTGAAACGCGATTGCAGCCATTTTTACTTGAACTGACGCACAGCAGTTGCCATGCAATTCGCTGGCAAGCCATTCAATCCCTGTTCCGACTGGCTCCGGAGCTTGCAGTCGACTGTCTGAAAATTGCAGTCAATGATCCACATCCCCACGTAAGACGTGCGGCCGACAAAGCGCTGGCAAAATTGGCAGGAGTTCAGGCATGA
- a CDS encoding SDR family NAD(P)-dependent oxidoreductase, which produces MFKALITGATGGYGRALARYFAGQGWHLYLHGRDAGKLAQLKLEVQALGGTAETLCADMTHLSSLTAMAFAIQLNREDHFYLLNNAGMGFEAAAELTADGYEQVWQVNFLAAAVLCRCLLPRMAQCAHGEIINIASAGQYPLDFDDLDSRDSFHPVFAYGRSKAAMIMDVKYLAAQHPAGICINAIHPASLMPTALLPPVLSPQSTLEQGVNQLASLLAATQSQAFSGQYWQDGAIATSIESTLDISAIRCLGTITDAVYASLFEEQVLA; this is translated from the coding sequence ATGTTTAAAGCACTGATTACCGGTGCAACGGGTGGTTATGGCCGCGCCCTGGCCCGATATTTTGCCGGGCAGGGCTGGCATCTTTATCTGCATGGCAGGGATGCAGGCAAGCTCGCACAGCTTAAGTTGGAGGTGCAGGCGCTGGGCGGCACAGCCGAGACCCTTTGCGCTGACATGACGCATCTGTCGTCGCTTACGGCCATGGCATTTGCCATTCAGCTAAATCGCGAAGATCATTTCTATCTGCTGAATAATGCCGGTATGGGGTTCGAAGCAGCCGCTGAATTGACGGCGGATGGCTACGAGCAAGTCTGGCAGGTTAACTTTCTTGCTGCTGCAGTACTATGCCGCTGCCTGTTGCCGCGCATGGCGCAGTGCGCCCATGGCGAAATCATAAACATTGCCTCAGCGGGACAATATCCGCTCGACTTTGACGATCTCGATTCCCGTGATTCATTTCATCCGGTATTTGCCTATGGCCGCAGCAAGGCGGCCATGATTATGGATGTGAAGTATCTGGCAGCACAGCATCCTGCAGGCATCTGTATCAATGCAATCCATCCGGCTTCACTGATGCCCACCGCCTTGCTGCCACCGGTATTAAGCCCGCAAAGTACGCTGGAGCAGGGCGTCAATCAGCTCGCCTCGCTGCTGGCAGCCACGCAGTCACAGGCCTTTAGCGGCCAGTATTGGCAGGACGGGGCGATTGCTACCTCCATTGAAAGCACATTGGATATAAGTGCCATTCGCTGCCTTGGCACGATTACCGATGCGGTATACGCCTCGCTGTTCGAGGAGCAGGTGCTGGCATAG